From a single Prosthecobacter algae genomic region:
- a CDS encoding amidoligase family protein — translation MKPADPKAALIQWGIELETRLPQTSNVSVGNYHAGHPVTTGITLAGGRSNAPAFNADTWKAERDGSIRCDAGQIPCEFVSPILHGEQGVEHLIGFVEWLNALGATVDRSCGCHITVGIESIIGTSDTKAVSEFIRKLAHIARWHARSLYGQTGTDRHLNHYSHPLYEQTAEHMLKIVTCEEERVKAECAEQCGRGMVNFRKAFKRDRNGRFVGVVEFRVFAGTLNIEKILHHLASVLGLCRRAHEVQCLGGFGKNKIQAKRTATASDGLRFLWDYLGWTGSARPVALGLFGKLHSEFRHYRKNAQRLCQQFDSRYPDANL, via the coding sequence ATGAAACCCGCCGATCCCAAAGCCGCCCTCATCCAGTGGGGCATCGAACTGGAAACCCGCCTGCCTCAGACCAGCAACGTGTCGGTGGGCAACTATCACGCCGGGCATCCCGTCACCACTGGCATCACGCTGGCTGGTGGCCGCAGCAATGCTCCTGCCTTCAACGCCGACACATGGAAGGCGGAACGCGATGGCTCCATTCGCTGCGACGCCGGGCAGATACCCTGCGAGTTTGTCTCTCCCATCCTGCATGGCGAGCAGGGAGTGGAGCATCTGATCGGATTCGTTGAATGGCTCAATGCCCTCGGTGCCACGGTGGATCGCTCCTGCGGCTGTCACATCACCGTGGGCATTGAGTCCATCATCGGCACTTCCGACACGAAAGCGGTGAGCGAGTTCATCCGCAAACTCGCTCACATCGCCCGCTGGCACGCTCGCAGCCTCTACGGCCAGACCGGGACGGACCGCCACCTCAACCACTACAGCCACCCGCTGTATGAGCAGACCGCCGAGCACATGCTCAAAATAGTCACCTGCGAGGAGGAACGCGTGAAAGCCGAGTGCGCTGAGCAATGCGGGCGCGGCATGGTGAACTTTAGAAAAGCGTTCAAGCGTGACCGCAACGGGAGGTTCGTCGGAGTGGTGGAGTTCCGCGTCTTTGCCGGCACGCTGAACATCGAGAAGATCCTGCATCACCTCGCCAGCGTGCTCGGCCTGTGTCGCCGCGCTCACGAGGTCCAATGCCTCGGCGGGTTCGGCAAGAACAAGATCCAAGCCAAGCGCACCGCCACGGCCTCCGATGGGCTGCGCTTCCTGTGGGACTACCTCGGATGGACGGGCAGTGCGCGGCCCGTCGCTCTCGGCCTCTTCGGCAAACTGCACTCGGAGTTCCGCCACTACCGCAAGAACGCGCAGCGGCTCTGCCAGCAGTTCGATAGCCGCTACCCCGACGCGAACCTCTAA
- a CDS encoding ATP-dependent DNA ligase, producing the protein MNTTASSPITKPMLADKCERLHALSFPLLATPKLDGIRCLKLNGRALTRSFKPVSNRFIREWIEGNLPDGLDGELIVKGTTFNETAGHVGRESGEPDFTFAVFDYVSEGIDVPYACRMQELARLPDYQRVDKVLPEQIHTLDDLMSYEERCVNEGYEGVMIRTPGSPYKCGRSTEREGYLLKIKRFEDAEAVVLDTYEGMSNHNAAEKDAFGRTKRSMAQSGMVGRGELGGFVVKHVETGIEFRLGYNHVVGGVDRFTLWQQRELLIGRMVKFMHQPSGAKETPRFPKFIGFRELWDLS; encoded by the coding sequence ATGAACACCACCGCCTCATCGCCCATCACCAAACCCATGCTCGCCGACAAGTGCGAGCGTCTCCATGCCCTCAGCTTCCCGCTGCTCGCCACGCCCAAACTCGATGGCATCCGCTGCCTCAAGCTCAACGGACGTGCGCTGACCCGCAGTTTTAAACCCGTGTCCAACCGCTTCATCCGCGAGTGGATCGAAGGCAACCTGCCTGATGGGTTGGATGGCGAACTGATCGTGAAAGGCACCACCTTCAACGAAACCGCCGGGCATGTGGGCCGCGAGAGCGGTGAGCCTGACTTCACCTTCGCCGTCTTCGACTATGTGAGCGAGGGCATTGACGTTCCTTATGCCTGCCGGATGCAGGAACTGGCGCGTCTGCCTGATTACCAGCGCGTCGATAAAGTGCTGCCTGAGCAGATCCACACGCTCGATGATTTGATGTCCTATGAGGAGCGCTGCGTGAATGAAGGCTATGAAGGCGTCATGATCCGCACGCCGGGTTCCCCCTACAAGTGCGGGCGGTCCACGGAGCGCGAGGGCTACCTGCTCAAGATCAAACGCTTCGAGGACGCAGAGGCGGTGGTGCTCGACACTTACGAGGGCATGAGCAATCACAACGCGGCTGAGAAGGACGCGTTTGGCCGCACCAAACGCAGCATGGCGCAGTCCGGCATGGTCGGGCGCGGCGAACTCGGTGGCTTTGTCGTCAAGCATGTGGAGACGGGCATCGAGTTCCGGCTGGGTTACAACCATGTCGTCGGTGGTGTGGACCGCTTCACCCTGTGGCAGCAGCGTGAGTTGCTCATTGGCAGGATGGTGAAGTTCATGCACCAACCCAGCGGCGCAAAGGAAACGCCCAGGTTCCCGAAGTTCATCGGGTTCCGCGAGCTGTGGGACCTCTCATAA